One genomic region from Streptomyces sp. Li-HN-5-11 encodes:
- a CDS encoding DUF5709 domain-containing protein translates to MDSVDGWGDDVYQPDDDSEIKEDTGVLDSEDTLEYDGVEDPLDRGWSPPERPWAVEHAGVTAAERRQGETLDQRLAEELPDLDAPDGDGIGDCAGTDGELLDNEVGAARSGRLVAPDEGAHEDEESAMVATDVGIDGAAASAEEAAMHVVDEDTLYS, encoded by the coding sequence GTGGACAGCGTCGACGGATGGGGAGACGACGTCTACCAGCCCGATGACGACTCCGAGATCAAGGAGGACACGGGGGTGCTCGACTCGGAGGACACGCTGGAGTACGACGGCGTCGAGGATCCCCTGGACCGTGGCTGGTCCCCTCCGGAGCGGCCGTGGGCGGTGGAGCACGCGGGAGTGACCGCGGCGGAGCGCCGGCAGGGCGAGACCCTGGACCAGCGCCTCGCGGAGGAACTGCCCGACCTGGACGCCCCGGACGGCGACGGTATCGGGGACTGTGCCGGCACCGACGGGGAACTCCTGGACAACGAGGTCGGGGCCGCCCGCTCCGGCCGTCTCGTCGCGCCCGACGAGGGAGCGCACGAGGACGAGGAGAGCGCGATGGTCGCCACGGACGTGGGCATCGACGGCGCGGCCGCCTCCGCCGAGGAGGCCGCGATGCATGTCGTCGACGAGGACACCCTGTACAGCTGA
- a CDS encoding ABC transporter ATP-binding protein gives MQIQDLPYPDPGVPDARSGPRFLWWLGRNQLGGQIKALAWGLLHFLSVSALPFCVGLAVQAVVDRSGARLALTGGLLVLACAGNAIGDTFLHRAAVTNWITAAARVQQLLARKAAHLGSALTRRVAAGEVVAVSTGDVEKIGWFVEAVSRFTAAAVTIVLVCVALVVYQPALGVVVAVGLPALALSVLPLLPHATRRADLQREKAGRATELASDTVAGLRVLRGIGGEQLFLDRYRRASQEVRWAAVRSARMWSLISAIQVLLPGLLLIAVVWYGIHLTRVGRITVGELVTVYSSVMVLTYPLGHFQEIAMAYSFSRPSAGRAARVLSLERATDTAGTLPVGAPSGELYDPATGLLAPAGRLTAVVCGDPDAAGRLAERLGGHPAEQGTSVLLGGVPLDELPLGSARTAVLVQDKDPVLLSGSLRELLDVPASGDVTAEDALAAAQCGDVLEALAQASLDTADPMDARITERGRSLSGGQRQRLALARSLITDPEVLVLDEPTSAVDSHTEARIAEGVRNVRAGRTTVVFTSSPLLLDRADRVVLVHEGEVAAVGVHRDLVRTDPRYRSVVTRETDEERAVHGVPDDDGKAPPSSPGKQPEDDQAALRDALEEIEEKA, from the coding sequence ATGCAGATTCAAGACCTTCCCTACCCCGACCCAGGTGTGCCGGACGCACGCTCGGGTCCCCGATTCCTGTGGTGGCTGGGGCGGAACCAGCTCGGCGGCCAGATCAAGGCCCTGGCCTGGGGGCTGCTGCACTTCCTCTCGGTCTCCGCCCTGCCGTTCTGCGTCGGCCTCGCCGTCCAGGCGGTCGTCGACCGCTCCGGCGCACGGCTCGCCCTCACGGGCGGACTGCTCGTGCTGGCCTGCGCCGGCAACGCGATCGGCGACACCTTCCTGCACCGGGCCGCGGTCACCAACTGGATCACCGCCGCCGCCCGCGTCCAGCAACTGCTCGCCCGCAAGGCCGCCCATCTGGGCTCGGCCCTGACCCGGCGGGTCGCCGCCGGAGAGGTCGTGGCGGTCTCCACCGGCGACGTCGAGAAGATCGGCTGGTTCGTGGAGGCCGTGTCCCGGTTCACCGCGGCGGCGGTCACCATCGTGCTGGTGTGCGTCGCCCTGGTCGTGTACCAGCCGGCGCTCGGTGTCGTCGTGGCCGTCGGGCTGCCCGCGCTGGCGCTCTCGGTGCTGCCGCTGCTGCCCCACGCCACCCGGCGCGCCGACCTCCAGCGCGAGAAGGCCGGCCGCGCCACCGAACTCGCCTCGGACACCGTCGCCGGCCTGCGCGTTCTGCGCGGCATCGGCGGTGAGCAACTGTTCCTCGACCGCTACCGGCGCGCCTCCCAGGAAGTACGCTGGGCGGCCGTCCGCAGCGCCCGCATGTGGTCCCTGATCTCGGCGATCCAGGTACTGCTGCCGGGCCTGCTGCTGATCGCCGTCGTCTGGTACGGCATCCACCTGACCCGCGTCGGCCGGATCACCGTGGGTGAACTCGTCACCGTCTACAGCTCGGTCATGGTCCTCACCTATCCCCTGGGCCACTTCCAGGAGATCGCCATGGCGTACTCCTTCTCCCGCCCCTCGGCCGGTCGGGCCGCGCGCGTACTGTCGCTTGAGCGCGCCACGGACACCGCGGGGACGCTCCCCGTCGGCGCTCCGTCGGGCGAGCTGTACGACCCGGCGACCGGACTGCTGGCACCCGCCGGGCGACTGACCGCTGTGGTGTGCGGCGATCCGGACGCGGCGGGGCGCCTGGCGGAACGGCTCGGTGGCCATCCCGCCGAGCAGGGCACATCGGTGCTGCTCGGCGGCGTGCCGCTCGACGAGTTGCCGCTCGGCTCCGCGCGCACCGCCGTCCTGGTCCAGGACAAGGACCCCGTACTGCTGTCCGGTTCCCTGCGGGAACTGCTCGACGTGCCCGCCTCCGGTGACGTCACCGCCGAGGATGCGCTGGCGGCCGCGCAGTGCGGAGACGTCCTGGAGGCGCTCGCACAGGCGTCGCTGGACACCGCGGACCCTATGGACGCCCGGATCACCGAGCGAGGCCGGTCCCTGTCCGGCGGCCAGCGCCAGCGTCTCGCCCTGGCCCGGTCGCTGATCACCGACCCCGAGGTGCTCGTCCTGGACGAACCCACCTCGGCCGTCGACTCGCACACCGAGGCGCGGATCGCCGAGGGCGTACGGAACGTGCGCGCCGGACGGACCACGGTGGTGTTCACCTCGTCGCCGCTCCTCCTGGACCGTGCCGACCGGGTGGTGCTCGTCCACGAGGGCGAGGTCGCGGCGGTCGGCGTGCACCGCGACCTGGTCCGCACCGACCCCCGGTACCGGTCGGTGGTGACCCGGGAGACGGACGAGGAGCGAGCCGTGCACGGCGTGCCGGACGACGACGGGAAGGCTCCGCCGAGCTCGCCCGGGAAGCAGCCCGAGGACGACCAAGCCGCTCTGCGTGACGCACTGGAAGAGATCGAGGAGAAGGCATGA
- a CDS encoding type B 50S ribosomal protein L31, translated as MQQDKHPDYRPVVFRDRAAGYAFLTRSTATSDRTIEWDDGETYPVVDVEISSESHPFYTGKARTVDSQGRIARFEQRYGGAGKSPDAGGAA; from the coding sequence ATGCAGCAGGACAAGCACCCCGACTACCGCCCCGTGGTCTTCCGCGACCGCGCCGCCGGCTACGCCTTCCTCACCCGGTCCACGGCGACCAGCGACCGGACCATCGAGTGGGACGACGGAGAGACCTACCCGGTGGTGGACGTGGAGATCTCCTCCGAGAGCCACCCCTTCTACACGGGCAAGGCCCGCACCGTGGACTCCCAGGGCCGTATCGCCCGGTTCGAGCAGCGCTACGGCGGCGCCGGGAAAAGCCCGGACGCGGGTGGGGCGGCCTGA
- a CDS encoding metal-dependent hydrolase, which yields MMGPAHSLSGAAAWLGVGAAAAAAGHPMPWPVLLCGALICAGAALAPDLDHKAATISRAFGPLSHGLCEIVDKLSYAVYKATRKQGDPRRSGGHRTLTHTWLWAVLIGAGTSAAAITGGRWAVLAILFVHMVLAIEGLLWRAARGSSSDILVWLLAAASAWILAGVLDKPGNGSDWLFTAPGQQYLWLGLPVVLGALVHDIGDALTVSGCPILWPIPLGRKRWYPVGPPKVMRFRAGSWVELKVLMPAFMLLGGVGCAAALNFI from the coding sequence ATGATGGGACCAGCACACTCACTGTCGGGCGCCGCGGCCTGGCTCGGCGTCGGAGCCGCGGCCGCCGCGGCGGGACACCCCATGCCCTGGCCGGTACTGCTCTGCGGCGCCCTGATCTGCGCGGGCGCCGCGCTCGCCCCGGACCTCGACCACAAGGCGGCCACCATCTCGCGTGCCTTCGGACCGCTGTCGCACGGGCTCTGCGAGATCGTCGACAAGCTCTCCTACGCCGTCTACAAGGCGACGAGGAAACAGGGCGACCCGCGCCGCTCCGGCGGCCACCGGACGCTGACGCACACCTGGCTGTGGGCGGTGCTGATCGGGGCGGGCACCTCCGCCGCGGCGATCACCGGCGGTCGCTGGGCGGTGCTGGCCATCCTCTTCGTGCACATGGTGCTCGCCATCGAGGGCCTGCTGTGGCGGGCGGCCCGCGGCTCCAGCAGCGACATTCTCGTGTGGCTGCTGGCCGCGGCCAGCGCCTGGATCCTCGCCGGCGTCCTGGACAAGCCGGGCAACGGCTCCGACTGGCTGTTCACGGCGCCCGGCCAGCAGTACCTGTGGCTCGGGCTGCCGGTCGTGCTGGGCGCGCTGGTGCACGACATCGGGGACGCGCTGACCGTCTCCGGCTGCCCGATCCTGTGGCCGATACCGCTGGGCCGCAAGCGCTGGTACCCCGTCGGCCCGCCGAAGGTGATGCGCTTCCGGGCGGGCAGCTGGGTCGAGCTCAAGGTGCTGATGCCCGCGTTCATGCTGCTCGGCGGAGTCGGCTGCGCGGCCGCGCTGAACTTCATCTGA
- a CDS encoding ABC transporter ATP-binding protein: MIGVAPPAYDPAAPTTANTLPVGAPATVRGYVTELFRRHRRAFLLLVGVNTVAVLASMAGPWLLGDLVERVSDRTRALHLGLTATLFTLALLVQAVFVRQVRLRGAMLGERMLADLREDFLVRSVGLPPGVLERAGTGDLLSRITTDIDRLANAMREAVPQLAIGVVWAALLLGGLVVTAPPLAAAVLLALPLLVIGCRWYFRRAPSAYRSEAAGYAAVAAALAETVDAGHTVEAHRLGDRRVVLSERRIKEWTAWERYTLWLRSVLFPVINVTHVTVLGSVLMVGGVFVLHGWVGVGQLTTGALIAQMLVDPVGLILRWYDELQVAQVSLARLVGVREIEQDAGDASLAPAGRDVHADRVHFGYREGVDVLREVSLRVAPGTRLALVGPSGAGKSTLGRLLAGIYGPRDGRITLGGAELSRMPPERVRSHVALVNQEHHVFVGSLRDNLLLARTDAADAELWAALGAVDADDWVRALDDGLDTEVGSGGHALTPAQAQQIALARLVLADPHTLVLDEATSLLDPRAARHLERSLARVLDGRTVVAIAHRLHTAHDADVIAVVENGRISELGSHEELVTADGAYAALWRSWHG; this comes from the coding sequence ATGATCGGCGTGGCGCCACCGGCGTACGACCCGGCGGCCCCGACGACGGCGAACACGCTGCCCGTCGGCGCCCCGGCCACCGTGCGCGGCTATGTGACGGAGCTGTTCCGCCGGCACCGGCGCGCCTTCCTGCTGCTCGTCGGCGTCAACACGGTCGCCGTGCTCGCCTCCATGGCGGGTCCCTGGCTGCTGGGCGACCTGGTCGAGCGAGTGTCGGACCGCACCCGGGCACTCCACCTGGGCCTCACCGCCACCCTGTTCACGCTCGCGCTGCTCGTCCAGGCCGTGTTCGTCCGGCAGGTGCGGCTGCGCGGGGCGATGCTCGGCGAGCGCATGCTGGCCGACCTGCGCGAGGACTTCCTCGTCCGGTCGGTGGGGCTGCCGCCGGGCGTGCTGGAACGGGCGGGCACCGGCGATCTCCTCTCCCGCATCACCACCGACATCGACCGGCTCGCCAACGCCATGCGCGAGGCCGTGCCGCAGCTGGCGATCGGCGTGGTCTGGGCCGCGCTGCTGCTCGGCGGACTGGTCGTCACGGCGCCGCCGCTGGCCGCGGCCGTGCTGCTCGCCCTGCCGCTGCTGGTGATCGGCTGCCGCTGGTACTTCCGGCGGGCGCCGTCCGCCTACCGCTCGGAGGCCGCCGGATACGCGGCCGTTGCGGCCGCACTCGCCGAGACGGTCGACGCCGGGCACACCGTGGAGGCGCACCGCCTCGGCGACCGCCGCGTCGTCCTGTCGGAGCGCCGCATCAAGGAGTGGACGGCGTGGGAGCGCTACACCCTCTGGCTGCGGTCGGTGCTCTTCCCCGTCATCAACGTCACCCACGTGACCGTGCTCGGGTCCGTGCTGATGGTCGGCGGCGTGTTCGTGCTGCACGGCTGGGTCGGGGTCGGCCAGCTCACGACGGGCGCGCTCATCGCCCAGATGCTCGTCGACCCGGTGGGCCTGATCCTGCGCTGGTACGACGAACTGCAGGTGGCCCAGGTGTCGCTGGCCCGGCTGGTGGGCGTCCGCGAGATCGAGCAGGACGCCGGCGACGCCTCGCTGGCGCCGGCCGGCCGGGACGTCCACGCGGACCGGGTCCACTTCGGCTACCGGGAGGGCGTCGACGTGCTGCGCGAGGTGTCCCTGCGGGTCGCGCCGGGAACCCGGCTGGCCCTGGTCGGTCCTTCGGGCGCCGGCAAGTCCACGCTGGGCCGGCTGCTCGCCGGGATCTACGGGCCGCGGGACGGCCGGATCACCCTGGGAGGCGCCGAGCTGTCCCGGATGCCCCCTGAACGCGTCCGCTCCCACGTCGCGCTCGTCAACCAGGAGCACCATGTCTTCGTCGGCTCGCTGCGCGACAACCTCCTGCTCGCGCGCACCGACGCGGCCGACGCCGAGCTGTGGGCGGCGTTGGGCGCGGTCGACGCCGACGACTGGGTCCGTGCCCTCGACGACGGTCTGGACACCGAGGTCGGGTCCGGGGGCCACGCCCTCACTCCCGCCCAGGCCCAGCAGATCGCACTGGCCCGCCTGGTCCTGGCCGACCCGCACACGCTGGTCCTGGACGAGGCGACCTCGCTCCTCGATCCGCGCGCGGCCCGGCACCTGGAGCGGTCACTCGCCCGGGTCCTGGACGGCCGTACCGTCGTCGCGATCGCCCACCGGCTGCATACGGCGCACGACGCGGACGTCATCGCGGTGGTCGAGAACGGCCGCATCAGCGAACTGGGCAGCCACGAAGAGCTGGTCACGGCGGACGGCGCGTACGCGGCGCTGTGGCGGTCCTGGCACGGGTGA